In the genome of Aphanothece sacrum FPU1, the window CTTACTGTTCCTGGGATGTTCACAGTCTTTTTTATCCCTTTAAAATCAAGAAAATTATAATTAAAATTAACTAAATTTCATAGAGGTAATGATGGTACAAACACTTAATAAAATCCTCACTTTAGAGGAATTTCTCCAACTGCCTGAAACTAAACCCGCTAGTGAATATATTAATGGTCAAATTATCGAAAAACCCATGCCCCAAGGAAAACATAGTCGTATCCAAGCTGAGTTAATTATCACGCTTAATACTGTTGCCAAATCTCAGAAAATAGCTTATGCTTTTCCTGAGTTACGCTGTACTTTTGGGGAACGTTCTATTGTTCCTGATGTCGTAGTTTTGCGTTGGGATAAAATTCCTTGTGATGAAGATGGAGATATTGCTAATATTTGTTTAACCTATCCAGATTGGACAATTGAAATTTTGTCACCTAATCAAAACCCAATTAAAGTGATGGGAAATATTTTTTATTGTTTAGATAATGGTAGTGATTTA includes:
- a CDS encoding Uma2 family endonuclease, yielding MVQTLNKILTLEEFLQLPETKPASEYINGQIIEKPMPQGKHSRIQAELIITLNTVAKSQKIAYAFPELRCTFGERSIVPDVVVLRWDKIPCDEDGDIANICLTYPDWTIEILSPNQNPIKVMGNIFYCLDNGSDLGWLIDPETKSVLVFYPQQQPLLLETSEDILPVPEFLPELKLTVGDVFNWLKL